The Xanthomonas sp. CFBP 8443 genome has a window encoding:
- a CDS encoding coproporphyrinogen III oxidase, translating into MECSPFAIDRAALARYLPAAPHWPLHPPCAHYVCGFGDADFAKTVRVGNDHLIPRSLTLCFGAPRGGSPIAPGEYLHCLLRALARSAALFDEDREVLYIVLGEGLPELIGCGGVARLLNAIPQSLRTVARADVAVLLRPGNSVAARSLVAAGCTRGVLLDDGTASAASRLAAREAIAGAGFAATGHVLAGYPDALRLEEVLSWRPDRVGLAWLAAVGPTLPRLLADAVQRLGEAGYAPAGADTFAVASSPPWRRGSRAQYCDLTGTVRAERTDLIGIGAGAESQLGEVFCQAIGDPARWCAAVAAGRLGIERGLVQSQDEAMRAEIMQSLACDYRLDARATQRTDAMPFHDEFALALARLRPLEEQGLVSWNDQVLSLSFTGALLWRIVAACFQHPASAP; encoded by the coding sequence ATGGAATGCTCCCCGTTCGCGATCGACCGGGCTGCTCTGGCACGCTACCTGCCTGCAGCACCGCACTGGCCGTTGCATCCGCCTTGCGCGCACTACGTCTGCGGCTTCGGCGATGCCGATTTCGCCAAGACGGTGCGGGTCGGCAACGACCACCTGATCCCGCGCTCGCTGACGTTGTGCTTCGGCGCTCCGCGGGGCGGGTCGCCGATCGCGCCGGGCGAGTACCTGCACTGCCTGTTGCGCGCGCTGGCGCGGAGCGCGGCGCTGTTCGACGAGGATCGCGAAGTGCTGTACATCGTGCTGGGCGAAGGCTTGCCCGAGCTGATCGGCTGCGGCGGCGTGGCGCGCTTGCTCAATGCGATCCCGCAGTCGCTGCGCACGGTCGCACGCGCGGACGTGGCCGTGCTGTTGCGGCCAGGCAATTCGGTGGCGGCGCGTTCGCTGGTGGCCGCGGGCTGTACCCGCGGGGTACTGCTCGACGACGGCACCGCGTCCGCGGCGTCGCGGCTGGCCGCGCGCGAGGCAATCGCCGGCGCCGGCTTTGCCGCCACCGGTCACGTGCTGGCCGGATACCCGGATGCCTTGCGGCTGGAGGAGGTATTGTCGTGGCGACCGGATCGGGTGGGACTGGCCTGGCTGGCGGCGGTCGGTCCCACGCTGCCGCGCCTGCTGGCCGATGCGGTGCAACGGCTCGGCGAGGCCGGCTATGCGCCTGCCGGGGCGGACACCTTCGCCGTGGCGTCCAGCCCGCCCTGGCGCCGCGGCAGCCGTGCGCAGTATTGCGACCTGACCGGAACGGTGCGCGCCGAGCGCACCGACCTGATCGGCATCGGTGCGGGGGCGGAGAGCCAGCTGGGCGAGGTGTTCTGCCAGGCGATCGGCGATCCGGCGCGCTGGTGCGCGGCCGTCGCCGCCGGGCGGCTGGGCATCGAGCGCGGGCTGGTGCAGTCGCAGGACGAGGCCATGCGCGCGGAGATCATGCAGTCGCTGGCCTGCGACTACCGGCTGGATGCGCGGGCGACGCAACGCACCGATGCCATGCCGTTCCACGACGAATTCGCGCTGGCGCTGGCGCGGCTGCGACCGCTGGAGGAGCAGGGGCTGGTCAGCTGGAACGACCAGGTGCTGTCGCTGTCATTCACCGGCGCGCTGCTATGGCGTATCGTTGCCGCATGTTTTCAGCATCCAGCGTCGGCTCCCTAG
- a CDS encoding nitrate/nitrite transporter, translated as MNAVLPSAAQQRALWLSTFAFTTCFAVWMIFSIVGIQIKQQLGLNDTQFGLLIATPVLSGSLIRVNLGVLTDQIGGRRLLTAVMLCAAASTWLLTYARSYPQFLLAALFVGIAGGAFSVGVAYVSKWFPAAKQGTALGVFGAGNIGAAVTKLLAPMLMVAAGWTTVAKVWAVALAVMAVIFYLCTQEDPSQAERKRSGVKPMSFREQMRPLAKLQVWRFSLYYFFVFGAFVALALWLPRYLIGAYGMDIRQAGLVAACYSIPASLFRIAGGLLSDRYGARRVMYWTLSVSVVCTFLLAYPDTRYVIKGIDGDIAFHLAVGVVPFTVLVFVLGFFMSLGKAAVFKHIPAYYPQHVGAVGGVVGMIGGLGGFVLPIAFGAMNDLIGVWTSCFMLLFVLVSIALAWMHFAVRRMEHRQHPGLRAQTDLPEIAEAAAAANAPLA; from the coding sequence ATGAACGCCGTCCTTCCCTCCGCTGCCCAGCAGCGCGCCTTGTGGCTCAGTACCTTCGCCTTCACCACGTGCTTCGCGGTATGGATGATCTTCTCGATCGTCGGCATCCAGATCAAGCAGCAACTGGGACTCAACGACACCCAGTTCGGCCTGCTCATCGCCACGCCGGTACTGAGCGGTTCGCTGATCCGGGTGAACCTGGGCGTGCTGACCGACCAGATCGGCGGCCGACGCCTGCTGACCGCGGTGATGTTGTGCGCGGCGGCGTCCACCTGGCTGCTGACCTATGCGCGCAGCTACCCGCAGTTCCTGTTGGCGGCGCTGTTCGTCGGCATCGCCGGCGGCGCGTTCTCGGTCGGCGTCGCCTACGTCTCCAAGTGGTTCCCGGCGGCGAAGCAGGGCACCGCGCTGGGCGTATTCGGCGCCGGCAACATCGGTGCGGCCGTGACCAAGCTTCTGGCGCCAATGCTGATGGTGGCGGCCGGCTGGACCACGGTGGCGAAGGTATGGGCCGTGGCGCTGGCGGTGATGGCGGTGATCTTCTACCTGTGCACCCAGGAAGATCCCTCGCAGGCCGAACGCAAGCGCTCGGGCGTCAAGCCGATGTCGTTCCGCGAGCAGATGCGGCCGCTGGCGAAGCTGCAGGTGTGGCGCTTCTCGCTCTACTACTTCTTCGTGTTCGGCGCGTTCGTGGCGTTGGCGTTGTGGTTGCCGCGCTACCTGATCGGCGCCTACGGCATGGACATCCGCCAGGCCGGCCTGGTCGCGGCCTGCTATTCGATCCCGGCGAGCCTGTTCCGCATCGCTGGCGGCCTGCTGTCGGACCGCTATGGCGCGCGCCGGGTGATGTACTGGACGCTGAGCGTATCGGTAGTGTGCACCTTCCTGCTGGCGTACCCGGATACCCGTTACGTGATCAAGGGCATCGACGGCGACATCGCCTTCCACCTGGCGGTTGGCGTGGTCCCATTCACCGTGCTGGTGTTCGTGCTCGGCTTCTTCATGTCGCTGGGCAAGGCCGCGGTGTTCAAGCACATTCCGGCCTACTACCCGCAGCACGTCGGCGCGGTCGGCGGCGTGGTCGGCATGATCGGCGGGTTGGGGGGCTTCGTGCTGCCAATCGCCTTCGGTGCGATGAACGACCTGATCGGGGTGTGGACCAGCTGTTTCATGCTGTTGTTCGTGCTGGTGAGCATCGCCCTGGCGTGGATGCACTTCGCGGTCCGGCGCATGGAGCATCGCCAGCATCCCGGCCTGCGCGCGCAGACCGACCTGCCGGAGATCGCCGAGGCCGCCGCCGCAGCGAACGCACCTCTGGCCTGA
- a CDS encoding peptidylprolyl isomerase has translation MAATLSVPRRLPLTVIDSQQPVAEEAHAHHDDADAGPRTLGAPAPCLLFVGDTPISEADIAQEMQFHRAMRPQVSRAAAARALVVRELLRRECERLGLAAQLPADGRESAEEATIRMLLEGEIEQRVPDEQACARYYAQNAERFRSPDRVKARHILFAAPADDVGGRHEARRRGESLIVELQQRPELFADFAMRHSDCPSREQGGELGWLQRGQTTPEFDRQLFRLRQGLAGFPMESRWGYHVVVVDDIEPGLPQTFEQVHRRIADYLELQSRQRDLQRYLQLLQEHYGVSGLDAIEAEAEA, from the coding sequence ATGGCCGCCACCTTGTCCGTGCCGCGGCGCCTGCCGCTCACCGTGATCGATTCGCAGCAGCCGGTGGCGGAGGAGGCGCACGCGCACCACGACGATGCGGATGCTGGCCCGCGCACGCTGGGCGCGCCGGCGCCGTGCCTGCTGTTCGTCGGCGACACGCCGATCAGCGAGGCGGATATCGCGCAGGAGATGCAGTTCCACCGCGCGATGCGGCCGCAGGTGTCGCGCGCGGCCGCGGCGCGCGCGCTGGTGGTGCGCGAACTGCTGCGCCGCGAGTGCGAGCGCCTGGGATTGGCGGCGCAACTGCCTGCCGACGGGCGCGAATCAGCCGAGGAGGCCACGATACGCATGCTGCTCGAGGGCGAGATCGAGCAGCGGGTGCCGGACGAGCAGGCCTGCGCGCGGTACTACGCGCAGAACGCCGAGCGCTTCCGCTCGCCGGACCGGGTCAAGGCCAGACATATCCTGTTCGCGGCGCCGGCCGACGATGTGGGCGGGCGCCACGAGGCGCGCCGCCGCGGCGAGAGCCTGATTGTCGAACTGCAGCAGCGCCCGGAGTTGTTCGCCGATTTCGCCATGCGCCATTCCGACTGCCCATCGCGCGAGCAGGGCGGCGAGCTGGGCTGGCTGCAGCGCGGGCAGACCACGCCGGAGTTCGACCGCCAACTGTTCCGCCTGCGCCAGGGCCTGGCCGGGTTCCCGATGGAATCGCGCTGGGGCTATCACGTCGTCGTCGTCGACGACATCGAGCCGGGCCTGCCGCAGACCTTCGAGCAGGTGCATCGGCGGATCGCCGACTACCTCGAACTGCAGTCGCGGCAACGCGATCTGCAACGCTACCTGCAGCTGTTGCAGGAACACTACGGGGTGAGCGGCCTGGATGCCATCGAGGCGGAAGCGGAGGCCTGA
- the narI gene encoding respiratory nitrate reductase subunit gamma, which produces MNHLHQFAFQIYPYIALAVFFVGSWVRFDKSMYTWRTGSSQLLSDRGMRIGSNCFHVGVLAILGGHLVGLLTPHALYEHFITAPQKQLLAMVVGGVFGALCFVGIAILLVRRLTNPRVRATGTFGDTLVLVLLFAQLVLGMISIGYSTQHMDGAVMIRLGEWAQHIVTFRWGAADYISDVSWVYKTHVFLGMTLFLIAPFTRLVHVWSIPLSYLWRPYQVVRRRQAPLNYDRRR; this is translated from the coding sequence ATGAACCACTTGCATCAGTTCGCATTCCAGATCTATCCGTACATCGCGCTGGCGGTGTTCTTCGTCGGCAGCTGGGTGCGCTTCGACAAGTCCATGTACACCTGGCGCACCGGCTCCAGCCAACTGCTGTCCGACCGCGGCATGCGCATCGGCAGCAACTGCTTCCATGTCGGCGTGCTGGCGATCCTGGGCGGACACCTGGTCGGATTGTTGACGCCACACGCGCTGTACGAGCACTTCATCACTGCTCCGCAGAAGCAATTGCTGGCGATGGTCGTCGGCGGCGTGTTCGGCGCGCTCTGCTTCGTCGGCATCGCCATCTTGCTGGTGCGCCGGCTGACCAATCCGCGCGTGCGCGCCACCGGTACCTTCGGCGATACGCTGGTACTGGTGCTGCTGTTCGCACAGTTGGTGCTGGGCATGATCAGTATCGGCTACTCGACGCAACACATGGACGGCGCAGTGATGATCCGGCTCGGCGAATGGGCGCAGCACATCGTCACTTTCCGCTGGGGCGCGGCCGACTACATCAGCGACGTTTCCTGGGTGTACAAGACCCACGTGTTTCTGGGGATGACCCTGTTCCTGATCGCCCCGTTCACCCGCCTGGTGCACGTCTGGAGCATTCCGCTGAGCTACCTGTGGCGTCCGTACCAGGTGGTGCGGCGGCGTCAGGCGCCGCTGAACTACGACAGGAGGCGCTGA
- the narJ gene encoding nitrate reductase molybdenum cofactor assembly chaperone, with amino-acid sequence MSLLKLIGVLMDYPQDALWQHGEELLQAADDPALSAPRRAALCGFVQELLAEDPLAVQDRWLSMFDRGRAMSLLLFEHIHGESRDRGQAMVDLIEAYRSNGFELSARELPDYLPLLLEYLDQRPDAEARDWLGHVGHIVGLLAARAAERESGYALLFELLLEYADGEVNLALLRKRASGEARDDSPEAMDRLWEEEAVRFGAQAPGEDCKPVPRPVAGIQAINEVKP; translated from the coding sequence ATGAGCCTGCTCAAGCTGATCGGCGTGCTGATGGATTATCCGCAGGACGCTCTCTGGCAACACGGCGAGGAACTGCTGCAGGCGGCCGACGATCCGGCCTTGTCGGCGCCGCGCCGCGCCGCGCTGTGCGGCTTCGTGCAGGAGCTGCTGGCCGAGGACCCGCTCGCGGTCCAGGACCGCTGGCTGTCCATGTTCGACCGCGGCCGGGCGATGAGCCTGCTGCTGTTCGAGCACATCCACGGCGAGTCCCGCGATCGCGGCCAGGCGATGGTCGACCTGATCGAAGCCTACCGCAGCAACGGTTTCGAGCTGTCCGCGCGGGAGCTGCCGGACTACCTGCCGCTGCTGCTGGAATACTTGGACCAGCGGCCCGACGCGGAGGCGCGCGACTGGCTGGGCCATGTCGGCCATATCGTCGGCCTGCTGGCGGCGCGCGCCGCCGAGCGCGAGAGCGGCTACGCGCTGCTGTTCGAGTTGCTGCTGGAATACGCCGATGGCGAAGTGAACCTGGCGCTGCTGCGCAAACGTGCCAGCGGCGAGGCGCGCGACGACTCGCCCGAGGCGATGGACCGGTTGTGGGAAGAAGAAGCGGTGCGCTTCGGCGCGCAGGCGCCGGGCGAAGACTGCAAGCCGGTCCCGCGGCCCGTCGCAGGCATCCAGGCCATCAACGAGGTGAAGCCATGA
- the narH gene encoding nitrate reductase subunit beta has translation MKVRAQIAMVLNLDKCIGCHTCSITCKNVWTSREGVEYAWFNNVETKPGVGYPKEWENQDKWNGGWVRTAAGKLIPRAGGRFRMLAKIFANPDLPQIDDYYEPFEFDYQHLHTAPDVKHQPTARPRSLISGQRMEKIEWGPNWEEILGTEFAKRSKDRNFDNVQKEIYGAFEKTFMMYLPRLCEHCLNPACVSACPSGAIYKREEDGIVLIDQDKCRGWRMCVSACPYKKIYYNWKSGKSEKCIFCYPRIEMGEPTVCSETCVGRIRYLGVMLYDADRIQSAAAVPAEKDLYQAHLDIFLDPEDPQVIAAARAEGIPDSWLQAAKASPVYKLAIDWKLALPLHPEYRTLPMVWYVPPLSPIQSAAERGHIGMNGELPDIASLRIPVRYLANLLSAGDEAPVVRALERLMAMRAWRRAKNVDGVEDLAVLQQAGLSVAQAESMYRYLAIANYEDRFVIPTAHREYANDAFGERGGCGFTFGNGCNGDSAADLFGNRKPTGHTVPSPNRRGTEEVVR, from the coding sequence ATGAAAGTTCGTGCGCAAATCGCGATGGTGTTGAACCTGGACAAGTGCATCGGCTGCCATACCTGCTCGATCACCTGCAAGAACGTATGGACCTCGCGCGAGGGCGTGGAATACGCCTGGTTCAACAACGTCGAAACCAAGCCCGGCGTGGGCTATCCCAAGGAATGGGAGAACCAGGACAAGTGGAACGGCGGCTGGGTGCGGACCGCCGCCGGCAAGCTGATCCCACGCGCCGGCGGACGTTTCCGGATGCTGGCGAAGATCTTCGCCAACCCCGACCTTCCGCAGATCGACGACTACTACGAGCCGTTCGAGTTCGACTACCAGCACCTGCATACCGCCCCGGACGTCAAGCACCAGCCCACCGCGCGCCCGCGCTCGCTGATCAGCGGCCAGCGCATGGAGAAGATCGAGTGGGGGCCGAACTGGGAGGAAATCCTCGGCACCGAGTTCGCCAAGCGATCCAAGGACCGCAATTTCGACAACGTACAGAAGGAGATCTACGGCGCGTTCGAGAAGACCTTCATGATGTACCTGCCGAGGCTGTGCGAACACTGCCTGAATCCTGCCTGCGTGTCGGCGTGTCCATCGGGCGCGATCTACAAGCGCGAGGAGGACGGCATCGTGCTGATCGACCAGGACAAGTGCCGCGGCTGGCGCATGTGCGTGTCGGCCTGCCCATACAAGAAGATCTACTACAACTGGAAGAGCGGCAAGTCGGAGAAGTGCATCTTCTGCTACCCACGCATCGAGATGGGCGAACCGACCGTGTGTTCGGAAACCTGCGTCGGCCGCATCCGCTACCTGGGGGTGATGCTGTACGACGCCGACCGCATCCAGAGCGCCGCCGCGGTGCCGGCCGAAAAGGATCTGTACCAGGCGCACCTGGACATCTTCCTGGACCCGGAAGACCCGCAGGTGATCGCCGCCGCACGCGCCGAGGGCATCCCGGATAGCTGGCTGCAGGCGGCCAAGGCCTCGCCGGTGTACAAACTGGCGATCGACTGGAAGCTGGCGCTGCCGCTGCATCCGGAATACCGCACGCTGCCGATGGTGTGGTACGTGCCGCCGCTGTCGCCGATCCAGTCGGCGGCCGAGCGCGGCCACATCGGCATGAACGGCGAGCTGCCGGACATCGCATCGCTGCGCATTCCGGTGCGCTATCTGGCCAACCTGCTGTCGGCCGGCGACGAGGCGCCGGTGGTGCGCGCGCTGGAGCGGTTGATGGCGATGCGCGCGTGGCGCCGCGCCAAGAACGTGGACGGCGTGGAAGACCTCGCGGTGCTGCAGCAGGCCGGACTCAGCGTGGCGCAGGCCGAGTCGATGTACCGGTACCTGGCGATCGCCAACTACGAGGACCGCTTCGTGATCCCCACCGCACATCGCGAGTACGCCAACGACGCCTTCGGCGAGCGCGGCGGTTGCGGCTTCACCTTCGGCAATGGCTGCAATGGCGACAGCGCGGCGGACCTGTTCGGCAACCGCAAGCCCACCGGCCACACGGTGCCGTCGCCCAATCGGCGCGGAACCGAGGAGGTGGTGCGATGA
- a CDS encoding nitrate reductase subunit alpha, which yields MSYFLDRLQFFKRAPERFADGHGVTKSESREWENGYRARWQYDKIVRSTHGVNCTGSCSWKIYVKNGLVTWETQQTDYPRTRPDLPNHEPRGCPRGASYSWYLYSANRLKYPLVRGALLRMWRQARKTLSPVDAWASIVEDPAKAIAYKSRRGMGGFVRVQWDEANEIIAASNLYTVKEYGPDRVIGFSPIPAMSMVSYAAGARYLSLLGGACLSFYDWYCDLPPASPQVWGEQTDVPESADWYNSRYIIAWGSNVPQTRTPDAHFFTEARYNGTKTVAVTPDYSEVAKLTDHWLHPKQGTDAALAMAFGHVILREFHVDSPSQYFTDYCRQYSDMPLLVRLERRADGRLVAGRYLRASDLGGLGEDNNPEWKTLAWDEASGRIVVPKGSIGFRWGEQGKWNIEQQDSAGAATRLRLSLKDDHEAIEAVSFPYFGGIESAPWTASTFQDVLERNVPVRRLQGADGTIEVTTVYDLLLAQYGVDRGFGGGNVATSFDEDVPGTPAWQERITGVPRADVIEIAREFARTADKTRGRSMIIVGAAVNHWYHNDMNYRGLINMLVMCGCIGQTGGGWSHYVGQEKLRPQTGWQPLAFGLDWSRPPRHMNGTSFFYFNSDQWRYEKLEVKEILSPLADPSKFTGTIADLNLRAIRMGWLPSAPQLDRNPLQLTREAERAGVAPAEYALTKLKDGTLDFAYADPDSPQNFPRVMFIWRSNLLGSSGKGHEYMLRHFLGTRHGVQGKDLGEEGARKPDEVKWHDAPAEGKLDLLVTLDFRMCTTALYSDIVLPTATWYEKDDLNTSDMHPFIHPLSKAVDPAWESRSDWDIFKGVARTLSAMAPGVLGVEQDLVLVPILHDTPNELAMPMGVTDWTRGECEAVPGRTMPSMTVVERDYPNLYKKFASLGPLLDKHGNGGKGMNWDTRDEVAFLGKLNHTVLEDGVSHGRPAIESAIDACEVILHLAPETNGHVAVKAWESLGKFTGREHTHLAVGKEHEAIRFRDIQAQPRKIISSPIWSGLEDDHVSYNAGYTNVHELIPWRTLTGRQQFYQDHEWMIAFGEGFMGYRPPVDTKAAAPMLGRKPNGNKEIVLNWITPHQKWGIHSTYSDNLIMQTLSRGGPIVWLSEDDARSAGIVDNDWIELFNVNGAIAARAVVSQRVMSGMAMMYHAQERIINTPGSEVTGTRGGIHNSVTRVVLKPTHMIGGYAQLSYGFNYYGTCGTNRDEFVVVRKMDKVDWLDGESAKVAAGEVA from the coding sequence ATGAGTTATTTCCTGGACCGGCTGCAGTTCTTCAAGCGAGCGCCAGAGCGCTTCGCCGACGGACACGGGGTCACCAAGAGCGAGAGCCGCGAGTGGGAGAACGGTTACCGCGCCCGTTGGCAGTACGACAAGATCGTGCGGTCCACCCACGGCGTGAACTGCACCGGCTCGTGCAGCTGGAAGATCTACGTCAAGAATGGGCTGGTGACCTGGGAGACGCAGCAGACTGACTACCCGCGCACGCGCCCGGACCTGCCCAACCACGAGCCGCGCGGCTGCCCGCGCGGCGCCAGCTACTCCTGGTACCTGTACAGCGCCAACCGGCTGAAGTACCCGCTGGTGCGCGGCGCGTTGCTGCGCATGTGGCGGCAGGCGCGCAAGACGCTCTCGCCCGTGGACGCGTGGGCCAGCATCGTCGAGGATCCGGCCAAGGCCATCGCGTACAAGTCGCGGCGCGGCATGGGCGGCTTCGTGCGCGTGCAGTGGGACGAGGCCAACGAGATCATCGCCGCGTCCAATCTGTACACGGTCAAGGAGTACGGCCCGGACCGGGTGATCGGCTTCTCGCCGATCCCGGCGATGTCGATGGTGTCCTATGCCGCCGGCGCGCGTTACCTGTCGCTGCTGGGCGGCGCCTGCCTGTCGTTCTACGACTGGTACTGCGACCTGCCGCCGGCCTCGCCGCAGGTCTGGGGCGAGCAGACCGACGTGCCGGAATCGGCCGATTGGTACAACAGCCGCTACATCATCGCCTGGGGTTCGAACGTGCCGCAGACGCGCACCCCGGACGCGCACTTCTTCACCGAGGCGCGCTACAACGGCACCAAGACCGTGGCAGTCACGCCCGATTACTCGGAAGTGGCCAAGCTCACCGACCACTGGCTGCACCCCAAGCAGGGCACCGACGCGGCGCTGGCGATGGCGTTCGGCCATGTGATTCTGCGCGAGTTCCACGTCGACAGCCCCTCGCAGTACTTCACCGACTATTGCCGGCAGTATTCGGACATGCCGCTGCTGGTGCGGCTGGAGCGTCGCGCGGATGGACGCCTGGTGGCGGGGCGCTACCTGCGCGCCAGCGACCTGGGCGGCCTGGGCGAGGACAACAACCCGGAATGGAAGACGCTGGCGTGGGACGAAGCCAGCGGCCGCATCGTGGTGCCGAAAGGCTCGATCGGCTTCCGCTGGGGCGAGCAGGGCAAGTGGAACATCGAACAGCAGGACAGCGCCGGCGCTGCGACCCGCTTGCGGCTGAGCCTGAAGGACGATCACGAGGCGATCGAGGCGGTCAGCTTTCCGTATTTCGGCGGCATCGAGAGTGCACCGTGGACAGCGTCCACGTTCCAGGACGTGCTCGAACGCAATGTGCCGGTGCGCCGCCTGCAAGGCGCCGACGGCACGATCGAGGTGACCACGGTGTACGACCTGCTGCTGGCGCAGTACGGCGTGGATCGCGGCTTCGGCGGCGGCAACGTGGCCACCAGCTTTGACGAGGACGTGCCCGGTACGCCGGCCTGGCAGGAACGCATCACCGGGGTGCCGCGTGCCGACGTGATCGAGATCGCGCGCGAATTCGCGCGTACCGCCGACAAGACCCGCGGGCGCAGCATGATCATCGTCGGTGCGGCGGTGAACCACTGGTACCACAACGACATGAACTATCGCGGCCTGATCAACATGCTGGTCATGTGCGGCTGCATCGGCCAGACCGGCGGCGGCTGGTCGCATTACGTCGGTCAGGAGAAGCTGCGCCCGCAGACCGGCTGGCAGCCGCTGGCGTTCGGACTGGACTGGAGTCGTCCGCCGCGGCACATGAACGGGACCTCGTTCTTCTATTTCAATTCGGACCAGTGGCGCTACGAGAAGCTGGAGGTGAAGGAAATCCTGTCGCCGCTGGCGGACCCGAGCAAGTTCACCGGCACCATCGCCGACCTCAACCTGCGCGCGATCCGCATGGGTTGGTTGCCGAGCGCGCCGCAGCTGGACCGCAATCCGTTGCAGCTGACCCGCGAGGCCGAGCGCGCCGGCGTGGCGCCGGCCGAGTACGCGCTGACGAAGCTGAAGGATGGCACGTTGGATTTCGCCTACGCCGATCCGGATTCGCCGCAGAACTTCCCGCGGGTGATGTTCATCTGGCGCTCCAACCTGCTCGGTTCCTCCGGCAAGGGCCACGAGTACATGCTCCGTCACTTCCTGGGCACCCGCCACGGCGTGCAGGGCAAGGACCTTGGCGAGGAGGGCGCGCGCAAGCCGGACGAGGTGAAGTGGCACGACGCGCCGGCCGAGGGCAAGCTCGACCTGCTGGTGACGCTGGACTTCCGCATGTGCACGACCGCGCTGTACTCGGACATCGTGCTGCCAACCGCCACCTGGTACGAGAAGGACGATCTCAATACCTCGGACATGCACCCGTTCATCCACCCGCTGTCCAAGGCGGTGGACCCGGCCTGGGAATCGCGCAGCGACTGGGACATCTTCAAGGGCGTGGCCAGGACGCTGAGCGCGATGGCGCCCGGCGTGCTGGGCGTGGAGCAGGACCTGGTGCTGGTGCCGATCCTGCACGACACCCCCAACGAACTGGCGATGCCGATGGGCGTGACCGACTGGACCAGGGGCGAGTGCGAGGCGGTGCCGGGCAGAACCATGCCGTCGATGACGGTGGTCGAGCGTGACTATCCGAACCTGTACAAGAAGTTCGCCTCGCTCGGCCCGCTGCTGGACAAGCACGGCAACGGCGGCAAGGGCATGAACTGGGATACCCGCGACGAGGTGGCCTTCCTCGGCAAGCTCAACCATACCGTGCTGGAGGACGGCGTCAGCCACGGACGTCCGGCGATCGAGTCGGCGATCGACGCCTGCGAGGTGATCCTGCACCTGGCGCCGGAAACCAATGGCCACGTCGCGGTGAAGGCATGGGAATCGCTGGGCAAGTTCACCGGCCGCGAGCACACCCATCTTGCGGTGGGCAAGGAGCACGAGGCGATCCGCTTCCGCGACATCCAGGCGCAGCCGCGCAAGATCATCTCCTCGCCGATCTGGTCGGGGCTGGAGGACGACCACGTCAGCTACAACGCCGGCTACACCAACGTCCACGAGCTGATCCCGTGGCGCACCCTGACCGGGCGCCAGCAGTTCTACCAGGATCACGAGTGGATGATCGCCTTTGGCGAAGGCTTCATGGGCTATCGCCCGCCTGTGGACACCAAGGCCGCCGCGCCGATGCTCGGGCGCAAGCCGAACGGCAACAAGGAGATCGTGCTGAACTGGATCACCCCGCACCAGAAGTGGGGCATCCACAGCACCTACAGCGACAACCTGATCATGCAGACGCTCTCGCGCGGCGGCCCGATCGTGTGGCTCAGCGAGGACGACGCGCGCAGCGCCGGCATCGTCGACAACGACTGGATCGAGCTGTTCAACGTCAACGGCGCGATCGCCGCGCGCGCGGTGGTCAGCCAACGGGTGATGTCCGGCATGGCGATGATGTACCACGCGCAGGAACGCATCATCAACACGCCCGGGTCGGAGGTCACCGGCACCCGCGGCGGCATCCACAACTCGGTCACACGAGTGGTACTCAAGCCCACCCACATGATCGGCGGCTACGCGCAGCTGTCCTACGGCTTCAACTACTACGGCACCTGTGGCACCAACCGCGACGAGTTCGTGGTGGTGCGCAAGATGGACAAGGTCGATTGGCTGGATGGCGAATCCGCGAAGGTCGCGGCAGGGGAGGTGGCGTGA